From the genome of Geothrix sp. 21YS21S-4, one region includes:
- a CDS encoding FKBP-type peptidyl-prolyl cis-trans isomerase, translating into MPALTTTPSGLQYVDTQVGTGPLPQRGQRCTVHYTGWLSDKGQRGKKFDSSVDRGEPLVIPIGLGRVIKGWDEGLMSMKVGGKRTLHIPAALGYGARGAGGDIPPNADLIFDVELLGVQ; encoded by the coding sequence ATGCCGGCCCTGACCACCACGCCCAGCGGCCTCCAGTACGTGGACACGCAGGTGGGCACGGGCCCGCTGCCCCAGCGCGGCCAGCGGTGCACGGTCCACTACACCGGTTGGCTGTCCGACAAGGGCCAGCGCGGGAAGAAGTTCGACAGCTCGGTGGACCGCGGCGAGCCGCTGGTGATTCCCATCGGCCTGGGACGCGTGATCAAGGGCTGGGACGAGGGCCTGATGTCCATGAAGGTGGGCGGCAAGCGCACCCTCCACATCCCCGCGGCGCTGGGCTACGGCGCGCGCGGCGCGGGCGGGGACATCCCGCCCAACGCCGACCTGATCTTCGATGTGGAGCTGCTGGGCGTCCAGTAG
- the thiC gene encoding phosphomethylpyrimidine synthase ThiC, which yields MQSNPAPLPVAGTALAACLTPFPASTKIHVSGRQPGVRVPFRQIQLHPTRDFQDRLTDNEPVVLYDTSGPYTDPAVTIDVAKGLNPLRQDWITGRGDVEELPGATSLYRKLRERDKDLDAIRFHADRKPLRAKAGRNVSQMHYAKQGIVTPEMEFIAIRENLGREAAGLQSRITPEFVRDEVARGRAIIPANINHPETEPMIIGRNFLVKINANIGNSAVASSIEEEVEKMAWSIRWGADTVMDLSTGKNIHETREWILRNSPVPIGTVPIYQALEKVNGKAEDLTWEIFRDTLIEQAEQGVDYFTIHAGVLLRYVPLTAKRVTGIVSRGGSIMAKWCLAHHKENFLYTHFEDICEIMKAYDVAFSLGDGLRPGSTADANDAAQFGELETLGELTKIAWKHDVQVMIEGPGHVPMHLIQENMTKQLAVCDEAPFYTLGPLTTDVAPGYDHITSAIGAAMIGWFGCAMLCYVTPKEHLGLPNKKDVKDGVIAYKIAAHAADLAKGHPGARIWDDAMSKARFEFRWEDQFNLALDPDTAREFHDETLPAEGAKTAHFCSMCGPHFCSMKITEDVRQYAAAQGVSEEEALQKGMEEMSETFVAKGAEVYQKA from the coding sequence ATGCAGTCGAATCCCGCGCCCCTTCCCGTGGCCGGGACGGCCCTCGCGGCCTGCCTGACGCCCTTCCCCGCCTCCACCAAGATCCATGTGAGCGGCCGCCAGCCCGGCGTGCGCGTCCCCTTCCGCCAGATCCAGCTCCATCCCACCCGCGATTTCCAGGACCGCCTCACCGACAACGAACCCGTCGTCCTGTACGACACCTCCGGCCCCTACACGGATCCCGCCGTCACCATCGACGTGGCCAAGGGCCTGAACCCCCTCCGCCAGGACTGGATCACGGGCCGCGGCGACGTGGAGGAGCTGCCCGGCGCCACCAGCCTCTACCGCAAGCTGCGGGAGCGCGACAAAGACCTGGACGCCATCCGGTTCCACGCGGACCGTAAGCCGCTGCGGGCCAAGGCGGGCCGCAACGTCTCCCAGATGCACTACGCCAAGCAGGGAATCGTCACGCCCGAGATGGAGTTCATCGCCATCCGCGAGAACCTGGGCCGGGAGGCGGCCGGGCTCCAGAGCCGCATCACCCCCGAATTCGTGCGCGACGAAGTGGCCCGCGGTCGCGCCATCATCCCCGCCAACATCAACCATCCCGAGACCGAGCCGATGATCATCGGCCGCAACTTCCTGGTGAAGATCAACGCCAACATCGGCAACTCCGCCGTGGCGTCCTCCATCGAGGAGGAGGTCGAGAAGATGGCGTGGTCCATCCGCTGGGGCGCCGACACAGTGATGGACCTCAGCACCGGCAAGAACATCCACGAGACCCGCGAGTGGATCCTCCGCAACAGCCCCGTGCCCATCGGCACCGTGCCCATCTACCAGGCCCTGGAGAAGGTCAACGGCAAGGCCGAGGACCTCACCTGGGAGATCTTCCGCGACACGCTCATCGAGCAGGCCGAGCAGGGCGTGGACTACTTCACCATCCACGCGGGCGTCCTGCTGCGCTACGTGCCCCTGACGGCCAAGCGCGTCACCGGCATCGTCTCCCGCGGCGGCAGCATCATGGCGAAGTGGTGCCTGGCGCACCACAAGGAGAACTTCCTCTACACGCATTTCGAGGACATCTGCGAAATCATGAAGGCCTACGACGTGGCCTTCTCGCTGGGCGACGGGCTTCGCCCCGGCAGCACCGCCGACGCCAACGACGCAGCCCAGTTCGGCGAGCTGGAGACCCTCGGCGAACTCACCAAGATCGCGTGGAAGCACGACGTGCAGGTGATGATCGAGGGCCCCGGCCACGTGCCCATGCACCTGATCCAGGAGAACATGACCAAGCAGCTCGCCGTGTGCGACGAGGCCCCGTTCTACACCCTCGGGCCCCTCACCACCGACGTCGCCCCGGGCTACGACCACATCACCAGCGCCATCGGCGCCGCCATGATCGGCTGGTTCGGCTGCGCGATGCTGTGCTACGTGACGCCCAAGGAGCACCTGGGCCTCCCCAACAAGAAGGACGTGAAGGACGGCGTCATCGCCTACAAGATCGCCGCCCACGCCGCGGATCTGGCCAAGGGGCACCCCGGCGCCCGCATCTGGGACGACGCCATGAGCAAGGCCCGCTTCGAGTTTCGCTGGGAGGACCAGTTCAACCTGGCGCTGGATCCCGACACCGCCCGCGAATTCCACGACGAGACCCTGCCCGCCGAAGGCGCCAAGACCGCGCACTTCTGCTCCATGTGCGGCCCCCACTTCTGCTCCATGAAGATCACCGAGGACGTCCGCCAGTACGCCGCGGCCCAAGGCGTCTCCGAGGAGGAGGCCCTTCAGAAGGGCATGGAGGAGATGTCGGAGACCTTCGTGGCCAAGGGCGCCGAGGTCTACCAGAAGGCCTGA
- a CDS encoding roadblock/LC7 domain-containing protein, with amino-acid sequence MAKLDLIMFEEEYKLLYEIISRLQKDASAKVVFLVDKNGQQIAAAGDVKSIDATSLASLTAGNVAATDGLAKLIGEKEFSLLFHEGEKDNLHISIVGKRGILVVIFDQNSSLALVRLRVKKASKELLEIFDQVEQRAQKETDAGGRFESPFSEITDEDIDRLFGD; translated from the coding sequence GTGGCAAAGCTGGATCTCATCATGTTCGAGGAGGAGTACAAGCTCCTCTACGAGATCATCAGCCGCCTGCAGAAGGACGCCTCCGCCAAGGTGGTGTTCCTGGTGGACAAGAACGGCCAGCAGATCGCCGCCGCCGGCGACGTGAAGAGCATCGACGCCACCAGCCTGGCCTCGCTCACCGCGGGCAACGTGGCCGCCACGGACGGCCTGGCCAAGCTCATCGGGGAGAAGGAGTTCAGCCTCCTCTTCCACGAGGGCGAGAAGGACAACCTGCACATCTCCATCGTGGGCAAGCGCGGGATCCTCGTCGTGATCTTCGACCAGAATTCCAGCCTCGCGCTGGTGCGGCTGCGGGTGAAGAAGGCCAGCAAGGAGCTGCTGGAGATCTTCGACCAGGTGGAGCAGCGCGCGCAGAAGGAGACCGACGCGGGGGGCCGCTTCGAGAGCCCCTTCTCGGAGATCACGGACGAAGACATCGATCGCCTGTTCGGCGACTAG
- a CDS encoding DNA topoisomerase 3, whose product MRLIVAEKPSMGRALAEALGLAGRGRSFIEGNGLVVTWCVGHLVEALNPEGYDPAWKAWRWDRLPIFPEPFRYAPIAQTKDQFEAVARLLNRADVTEVVNATDAGREGELIFDLVYRLAACAKPVHRFWTSSLTPEAIREAYAAMKPGEAYAGLRDAARSRQEADWLVGINATRAQTLRMRRAGAEDGVWSVGRVQTPTLALLVRRELDIRTFKPQPFWSLRARFAHPVGNYEGRWFREREGEVQERFAAEEEARALAAELEGRPGRIRSVTGRTEKKKPELLYDLTSLQKEANKRFGFTAEATLGLAQNLYEKQLISYPRTSSRHLTEADAQKAPQWIKALAQGQLTGLGPFLDQLRARWPVKLDKRFVNDKEVEDHAALVPTEKPARDLAGDELRIYELIARRFLGAYFPERVEVKTTLVTEIGPETFKTQGSVVKEEGWSAVDPPHRRKKADKGADPSAEGEEETSEEAEGLPAVKKGEAVAVASLDPKEGKTTPPKRMSEGDLLSAMQGAGRELDDESLRGAMRDCGLGTPATRANMIETLIKRAYVERKRNVLLPTDKGVRLIQSLSVEALRSAELTGQWEARLERMRRGEETRAAFMGDIRGFVSAVVGELQEAPAPQIHGAPCPSCGAPMRIIPSTRRGEFFHRCAPCQVMAPIGKTP is encoded by the coding sequence TTGCGCCTGATCGTCGCCGAAAAACCCAGCATGGGCCGCGCCTTGGCGGAGGCGCTGGGTCTGGCGGGGCGGGGGCGGAGCTTCATCGAGGGGAACGGGCTGGTGGTGACCTGGTGCGTGGGGCACCTGGTGGAGGCGCTGAATCCGGAAGGGTACGATCCGGCTTGGAAGGCCTGGCGGTGGGACCGGCTGCCGATCTTCCCGGAGCCCTTCCGCTACGCGCCCATCGCGCAGACGAAGGACCAGTTCGAGGCGGTGGCCCGCCTGCTGAATCGCGCGGACGTGACGGAAGTGGTGAACGCCACGGACGCCGGGCGGGAAGGGGAATTGATCTTCGACCTGGTGTACCGACTGGCGGCGTGCGCCAAGCCCGTCCACCGCTTCTGGACCTCCAGCCTCACGCCGGAGGCCATCCGGGAGGCCTACGCCGCGATGAAGCCGGGCGAGGCCTACGCGGGTCTTCGGGACGCGGCGCGGAGCCGCCAGGAGGCGGACTGGCTGGTGGGCATCAACGCCACGCGGGCCCAGACGCTGCGGATGCGCCGCGCGGGGGCGGAGGACGGCGTGTGGAGCGTGGGCCGGGTGCAGACGCCCACCCTGGCGCTCCTGGTGCGCCGGGAGCTGGACATCCGCACCTTCAAGCCGCAGCCCTTCTGGAGCCTGCGCGCCCGATTCGCCCATCCCGTGGGGAATTACGAGGGCCGGTGGTTCCGGGAGCGGGAGGGCGAGGTCCAGGAGCGGTTCGCCGCCGAAGAGGAGGCGAGGGCCCTCGCGGCGGAGCTGGAGGGTCGGCCCGGGAGGATCCGCAGCGTCACGGGCCGGACGGAGAAGAAGAAGCCCGAACTGCTGTACGACCTCACGAGCCTGCAGAAGGAGGCCAACAAGCGCTTCGGGTTCACCGCGGAGGCCACGCTCGGCCTCGCGCAGAATCTCTACGAAAAGCAGCTCATCTCCTACCCCCGCACCAGCAGCCGCCACCTGACGGAAGCGGACGCCCAGAAGGCGCCGCAGTGGATCAAGGCGCTGGCCCAGGGCCAGCTCACGGGGCTGGGGCCCTTTCTCGACCAGCTCCGCGCGCGCTGGCCCGTGAAGCTCGACAAGCGGTTCGTCAACGACAAGGAAGTGGAGGATCACGCCGCGCTGGTGCCCACCGAAAAGCCGGCCCGGGACCTGGCCGGCGACGAGCTGCGGATCTACGAGCTGATCGCCCGGCGCTTCCTGGGCGCCTACTTCCCGGAGCGGGTGGAGGTGAAGACCACCCTCGTGACGGAGATCGGCCCCGAGACGTTCAAGACCCAGGGCTCCGTGGTGAAGGAGGAGGGCTGGTCCGCGGTGGATCCTCCCCATCGCCGCAAGAAAGCGGACAAAGGCGCCGACCCTTCCGCGGAAGGCGAAGAGGAGACGAGCGAAGAGGCCGAGGGCCTGCCGGCCGTGAAGAAGGGCGAAGCCGTGGCCGTCGCTTCCCTCGATCCCAAGGAGGGGAAGACCACGCCGCCCAAGCGCATGAGCGAGGGGGACCTCCTGTCCGCCATGCAGGGCGCGGGCAGGGAGCTGGACGACGAGAGCCTCCGCGGGGCCATGCGGGACTGCGGCCTGGGGACGCCCGCCACCCGCGCCAACATGATCGAGACCCTCATCAAGCGGGCCTACGTCGAGCGCAAGCGCAACGTCCTCCTTCCCACGGACAAGGGCGTCCGCCTCATCCAGAGCCTCTCCGTGGAGGCTCTCCGCAGCGCCGAGCTGACGGGCCAGTGGGAGGCCCGGCTGGAGCGCATGCGGCGCGGCGAGGAGACCCGGGCGGCCTTCATGGGCGACATCCGCGGGTTCGTATCCGCCGTGGTGGGCGAGCTGCAGGAGGCCCCCGCGCCGCAGATCCACGGCGCGCCCTGTCCCTCCTGCGGCGCCCCCATGCGGATCATCCCCAGCACCCGGCGGGGAGAGTTCTTCCACCGCTGCGCGCCATGCCAGGTGATGGCGCCCATCGGGAAGACTCCCTAG
- a CDS encoding DNA-binding transcriptional regulator, translating into MPNIATVLKSEILRLARKEVRNELETLKKASAQYRSDIAALKRRVAALEKNLSRVAKKAVPKAAAAEGEAGPRLRFRAKGLATQRKRLGLSAAEMGKLLGVSAQTVYNWETGKSKPRPQQLAAIASVRTLGVRRAKAQLEALEG; encoded by the coding sequence ATGCCGAATATCGCGACAGTCCTCAAATCCGAGATCCTGAGGCTGGCCCGGAAGGAAGTCCGGAACGAGCTCGAAACCCTGAAGAAGGCCTCGGCCCAGTACCGCTCGGACATCGCCGCCCTGAAGCGGCGGGTGGCGGCCCTGGAGAAGAACCTGTCGCGCGTGGCGAAGAAGGCCGTGCCCAAGGCGGCGGCTGCCGAGGGCGAAGCGGGCCCCCGCCTCCGATTCCGGGCCAAGGGGCTCGCCACGCAGCGGAAGCGGCTGGGCCTGTCCGCCGCGGAGATGGGGAAGCTGCTCGGCGTCTCCGCCCAGACTGTCTACAACTGGGAGACCGGAAAATCCAAGCCCCGTCCCCAGCAGCTCGCGGCCATCGCGTCGGTGAGGACCCTGGGCGTGCGGCGGGCCAAGGCTCAGCTGGAGGCCCTCGAGGGCTGA
- a CDS encoding ATP/GTP-binding protein, which translates to MTFINYASREINCKIVYYGPGLCGKTTNIQWIYEQAHPDKKGKLVSLATETDRTLFFDFLPLDMGMVKGFKVRFHLYTVPGQVFYDASRKLILRGCDGIIFVADSQRARMEANIESIANLATNLKENGFDIRSIPYVLQLNKRDMPSAASVPEMERLLRFRGEPMIEAVANHGTGVIETLKAAARQILMELQRG; encoded by the coding sequence ATGACTTTCATCAACTACGCATCGCGCGAGATCAACTGCAAGATCGTCTACTACGGTCCCGGCCTCTGCGGGAAGACGACGAACATCCAGTGGATCTACGAGCAGGCCCATCCGGACAAGAAGGGCAAGCTGGTCAGCCTCGCCACCGAGACGGACCGCACCCTGTTCTTCGATTTTCTGCCCCTGGACATGGGCATGGTGAAGGGCTTCAAGGTCCGCTTCCACCTCTACACCGTGCCGGGCCAGGTCTTCTACGACGCCAGCCGGAAGCTCATCCTCCGGGGCTGCGACGGGATCATCTTCGTCGCCGACAGCCAGCGCGCGCGGATGGAGGCCAACATCGAATCCATCGCGAACCTGGCCACCAACCTCAAGGAGAACGGCTTCGACATCCGGTCGATCCCCTACGTCCTCCAGTTGAACAAGCGCGACATGCCCTCCGCGGCCTCGGTGCCCGAGATGGAGCGCCTTCTGCGCTTCCGTGGCGAGCCCATGATCGAAGCCGTCGCCAACCACGGCACCGGCGTCATCGAGACCCTCAAGGCCGCCGCCCGCCAGATCCTCATGGAGCTGCAGCGGGGCTGA
- a CDS encoding DJ-1/PfpI family protein, translating into MAAKKILMLVGDFGEDYEIMVPFQALQAVGHTVHAVCPDKGTGEYVATAIHDFEGHQTYSEKPGHRFALNATFAEVRPEQYDALVVPGGRAPEYLRLNPKVLEIVRHFFDAKKPVAAICHGAQLLAAAGVLEGRTCSAYPACRAEVEVARGKYADIAVDAAVTDGNLVTAPAWPAHPAWIAQFLQVLGTRIAL; encoded by the coding sequence ATGGCCGCGAAGAAGATCCTCATGCTGGTGGGCGATTTCGGCGAGGACTACGAAATCATGGTGCCCTTCCAGGCGCTCCAGGCCGTGGGCCACACGGTCCACGCGGTGTGCCCCGACAAGGGGACGGGCGAGTACGTCGCCACCGCCATCCACGATTTCGAAGGGCACCAGACCTACTCCGAGAAGCCCGGCCACCGGTTCGCGCTGAACGCCACCTTCGCCGAGGTCCGACCGGAGCAGTACGACGCCCTGGTGGTTCCTGGCGGCCGCGCGCCCGAATACCTGCGCCTCAACCCCAAGGTCCTGGAGATCGTCCGCCACTTCTTCGACGCGAAGAAGCCCGTGGCGGCCATCTGCCACGGCGCCCAGCTCCTGGCCGCGGCCGGGGTGCTGGAGGGCCGCACCTGCTCCGCCTATCCCGCCTGCCGGGCCGAGGTGGAAGTGGCCCGCGGGAAGTACGCGGACATCGCGGTGGACGCGGCCGTGACCGACGGCAACCTGGTCACCGCCCCGGCCTGGCCCGCCCACCCCGCGTGGATCGCGCAGTTCCTGCAGGTGCTGGGCACCCGCATCGCGCTCTGA
- a CDS encoding sensor histidine kinase: MRSLRRALSALVAGWLAAVSAWAAPEVTVARGGRIPLAGHLELLTDPAGRLSLAEVQAAAEGCAFAPLPGNVSRGYGKGTVWLRFTLFWGSATGDRKLEVPVAFLEDIRLFSPGAEGTYTEQPRGAILPLTGAADRYRHAVFSLPPPAFASHRPQVCFLRVATRTTMAVEPILWEPGAFWGAAVRESFWFGGFFGIAFIILIGNLVYWIRLRESLHLHYGAYVGCMILLSLGTSGYGNLLFTPDHPRVFQWLIGTTNCLFLGLGGQVFSGIVDFRKGFPRAGRAYGWTVWGLAGAGVAVCAMGGYFAIAPLTQLLLLAMALFNGALAGWLAVRGNGAARLYLLAFGVQLAGAVLLLGRNLGWLPATFATEHAFYLASIFHLILMNVPVAYRLERFKRERDVVRTEALAAAERHGAELEARVAARTLELHREKAQAEQALAEMRKMVDEQERFISTISHEFRTPLSIIDGSAQIIGMARGSASARIPGHLGKIRGAVRRLLHLLDTSFHPGRMAAGTWAFRPQPLDLARELAMVAARAQATTDTHRIVVDAGFGVETVTCDPEWISIALQNLLDNAIKYTPDGGDIHLRIFSPEPGWFAFEVADPGIGIPEDQQQDIFKRFFRGQNAAATPGAGVGLDLVKHIVDTHGGRLTLSSRPGTGTVFRVFLPRTRPEAGPTPD; the protein is encoded by the coding sequence ATGAGGAGCCTGCGGCGCGCCCTGTCGGCGCTGGTCGCCGGATGGCTGGCGGCGGTGAGCGCCTGGGCCGCGCCCGAGGTGACGGTGGCGCGGGGCGGGCGGATCCCGCTCGCGGGCCACCTGGAACTCCTGACGGATCCCGCAGGCCGGCTGTCGTTGGCGGAGGTTCAGGCCGCCGCGGAAGGGTGCGCCTTCGCGCCGCTGCCGGGAAACGTCTCCCGGGGCTACGGAAAGGGAACGGTCTGGCTGCGCTTCACCCTTTTCTGGGGGAGCGCCACCGGGGACCGGAAGCTGGAAGTCCCCGTCGCGTTCCTGGAGGACATCCGCCTGTTCTCGCCCGGGGCCGAGGGGACCTACACGGAGCAGCCGCGGGGCGCGATCCTTCCCCTGACCGGAGCGGCGGATCGCTACCGCCATGCGGTGTTCTCCCTGCCGCCTCCGGCCTTCGCGTCCCATCGCCCGCAGGTCTGCTTCCTGCGCGTGGCCACGCGGACCACCATGGCGGTGGAGCCCATCCTGTGGGAGCCCGGGGCGTTCTGGGGCGCGGCCGTCCGAGAGAGCTTCTGGTTCGGAGGCTTCTTCGGGATCGCCTTCATCATCCTGATCGGCAACCTCGTGTACTGGATCCGCCTGCGGGAGAGCCTGCATCTCCACTACGGGGCCTACGTCGGCTGCATGATCCTCCTGTCCCTGGGCACGTCCGGGTACGGGAATCTCCTGTTCACGCCGGATCATCCGCGGGTGTTCCAGTGGCTCATCGGAACCACGAACTGCCTGTTTCTCGGGCTGGGCGGGCAGGTGTTCTCCGGGATCGTGGATTTCAGGAAGGGCTTCCCCCGGGCCGGTCGCGCCTACGGCTGGACCGTCTGGGGTCTCGCGGGTGCGGGCGTGGCCGTCTGCGCGATGGGAGGTTATTTTGCGATCGCCCCGCTCACGCAGCTCCTCCTGCTGGCGATGGCGCTCTTCAACGGGGCGCTGGCGGGATGGTTGGCCGTGCGGGGAAATGGCGCGGCGCGGCTCTACCTGCTGGCCTTCGGCGTCCAACTCGCAGGGGCCGTCCTGCTGCTGGGCCGCAACCTCGGTTGGCTGCCGGCCACGTTCGCCACGGAACACGCCTTCTACCTCGCGTCGATCTTCCACCTCATCCTGATGAACGTGCCCGTGGCCTACCGCTTGGAGCGCTTCAAGCGGGAACGGGACGTCGTGCGGACGGAGGCGCTGGCGGCCGCGGAGCGCCACGGCGCGGAGCTGGAGGCGCGGGTGGCAGCGCGGACGCTGGAGCTCCACCGCGAGAAGGCCCAGGCCGAGCAGGCCCTGGCGGAGATGCGGAAGATGGTGGACGAGCAGGAGCGGTTCATCAGCACCATCTCGCACGAGTTCCGGACGCCCCTTTCGATCATCGACGGCTCGGCCCAGATCATCGGGATGGCGCGGGGGAGCGCCTCGGCGCGGATTCCGGGCCATCTCGGGAAGATCCGCGGGGCCGTGCGCAGGCTGCTCCACCTTTTGGACACCAGCTTCCATCCGGGCCGGATGGCCGCGGGAACCTGGGCCTTCCGGCCCCAGCCCCTCGATCTGGCGCGGGAACTCGCCATGGTCGCCGCGCGCGCCCAGGCCACGACGGACACCCACCGGATCGTCGTGGATGCCGGATTCGGAGTCGAGACCGTGACCTGCGATCCCGAGTGGATCTCCATCGCCCTCCAGAACCTGCTCGACAACGCCATCAAGTACACGCCCGACGGCGGCGACATCCACCTTCGGATCTTCTCGCCGGAGCCGGGGTGGTTCGCCTTCGAGGTGGCGGATCCGGGGATCGGGATTCCCGAGGATCAGCAGCAGGACATCTTCAAGCGCTTCTTCCGCGGGCAGAACGCCGCCGCCACGCCGGGCGCCGGCGTGGGGCTGGACCTGGTGAAGCACATCGTCGACACCCACGGCGGGCGCCTCACGCTGAGCAGCCGCCCGGGGACGGGGACCGTGTTCCGGGTGTTCCTGCCCCGCACCAGGCCCGAGGCTGGACCGACCCCGGATTAG
- the pfkA gene encoding 6-phosphofructokinase yields MRIGVLTSGGDAPGMNAAIRAAVRQADALGHEAWGIRQGYQGLLEGDMAPLPSRACANILQRGGTVLHTARCPEFHQPERRAVAVANLRAAGIDALVVIGGDGSFRAAEALQREHGIACAGIPGTIDNDLPGTDRTLGFDTALNTAVEAIDRIRDTASSHGRLFLVEVMGRSSGMLAVHTAIACGAEAVLYPESPDDSYETLVTHLHTNWLRGKRSSIVVVAEGDSAGNAMAVGDRLRRDHGLDLRVVVLGHIQRGGSPSALDRIWGSRWGAAAVRLLDAGQKGFYLGEVAGALAIQPLARVLDPHPVPPGDLGELVGVLSR; encoded by the coding sequence ATGAGGATCGGCGTCCTCACCTCCGGCGGGGACGCACCTGGCATGAACGCGGCCATCCGCGCCGCGGTACGCCAGGCGGACGCCCTGGGGCACGAGGCCTGGGGGATCCGCCAGGGCTACCAGGGGCTGCTGGAAGGGGACATGGCGCCGCTCCCGAGCCGGGCCTGCGCCAACATCCTCCAGCGGGGAGGCACCGTCCTCCATACCGCCCGCTGCCCGGAATTCCATCAGCCCGAACGACGGGCGGTGGCCGTCGCGAATCTCCGCGCCGCGGGGATCGACGCCCTGGTGGTGATCGGCGGCGACGGCAGCTTCCGGGCGGCGGAGGCCCTCCAGCGGGAGCACGGTATCGCCTGCGCCGGGATTCCCGGGACCATCGACAACGACCTGCCGGGCACGGACCGTACCCTGGGTTTCGACACGGCCCTCAACACCGCGGTGGAGGCCATCGACCGCATCCGCGACACCGCCTCCAGCCACGGGCGCCTGTTCCTGGTGGAGGTGATGGGGCGCAGCTCGGGGATGCTGGCCGTCCACACCGCCATCGCCTGCGGCGCGGAAGCGGTGCTCTATCCCGAATCTCCCGACGATTCCTACGAGACGCTGGTGACGCACCTCCACACCAACTGGCTGCGGGGCAAGCGCAGCTCCATCGTGGTGGTGGCCGAAGGGGACAGCGCAGGCAATGCCATGGCCGTGGGCGACCGGCTGCGCCGGGATCACGGGCTGGACCTCCGAGTGGTGGTCCTGGGGCACATCCAGCGGGGCGGAAGCCCTTCCGCCCTGGACCGGATCTGGGGCAGCCGCTGGGGCGCCGCCGCCGTCCGCCTGCTGGATGCCGGGCAGAAGGGCTTCTATCTGGGCGAAGTGGCGGGCGCCCTGGCGATCCAGCCGCTGGCGAGGGTCCTGGATCCCCATCCCGTCCCGCCCGGGGACCTGGGCGAGCTGGTGGGCGTCCTGTCGCGCTAG
- a CDS encoding response regulator transcription factor has translation MPELSAARIRVVVCEDDDDLRDILLVGLPDFGMAAWGVSSAEALETFFAAREADILVLDLGLPGEDGFSAARRLRQERPALGILMLTARGQVEDRVRGLAGGADLYFVKPVDLRELAGAIKSLHRRLSQRPAAEAPVAPWRLDRAGSVVFSPSGTPISLTASEFRVLVRLMAEPGKTFKHDDLLGLLGWDADAGSKHRLEALVSRLRKKAKEACPGEAFPLRARHGEGYAFLSTSNLRA, from the coding sequence ATGCCTGAACTTTCCGCTGCCCGGATCCGGGTCGTGGTGTGCGAGGACGACGACGACCTCCGCGACATCCTGTTGGTGGGGCTCCCGGACTTCGGGATGGCCGCGTGGGGCGTGTCGTCCGCGGAGGCGCTGGAAACGTTCTTCGCGGCGCGGGAGGCGGATATTCTCGTCCTCGACCTGGGATTGCCGGGGGAGGATGGCTTCTCCGCGGCGCGACGGCTGCGGCAGGAGCGCCCGGCGCTGGGGATCCTCATGCTCACCGCGCGGGGCCAGGTGGAAGACCGGGTGCGGGGCCTCGCCGGGGGGGCGGACCTGTACTTCGTGAAGCCGGTGGACCTCCGGGAATTGGCGGGCGCCATCAAGAGCCTCCACCGCCGGCTGTCGCAGCGACCCGCGGCGGAAGCGCCCGTGGCGCCGTGGCGGCTGGACCGGGCCGGCTCGGTCGTCTTCTCTCCGTCGGGAACGCCGATTTCCCTCACCGCCAGCGAATTCCGGGTGCTGGTCCGGCTGATGGCGGAGCCGGGCAAGACCTTCAAGCACGACGACCTGTTGGGCCTCCTGGGGTGGGACGCGGACGCTGGTTCCAAGCATCGCTTGGAGGCCCTGGTCAGCCGCCTCCGGAAGAAGGCCAAGGAAGCCTGTCCCGGCGAGGCGTTTCCCCTGCGGGCCCGCCACGGCGAGGGCTACGCCTTCCTGTCCACGTCGAACCTGCGGGCATGA